The Paenibacillus sp. BIC5C1 DNA segment GGTCTGCCATATGTTCTGAAACACTTGAATGTTCCTGTATACGGAACAAAGCTTACTCTCGGACTTGTTGAGAACAAGCTGAAAGAAGCCAATTTGCTGGGTGAAACAAAACGCATTCTGATTGATGCGGATTCCGAGATTCAACTCGGCTCTGTATTGAAAGCAACGTTCTTCGCTACTAACCATAGTATTCCGGATTCCGTCGGCGTATGTGTCGAAACACCGGAAGGCGCTGTTGTTCATACAGGTGACTTCAAATTTGATCACACTCCAGTCAATGGTCAATATGCAGATCTCCAGCGTATGGCACAGATCGGAACCAATGGTGTACTTGCCCTCTTGTCCGATAGTACCAACGCAGAGAAACCTGGATTTACACCTTCGGAGAAAAATGTGGGTATCGTTCTGGAAGATATCTTCCGCAAAGCAAGCCAACGTGTCGTTGTAGCAACATTTGCTTCCAACGTACACCGGATTCAACAGGTTATCAATGCAGCTGAAGTAACTGGACGTAAAGTCGCAGTTATTGGACGCAGTATGGTAAATGTGGTGGGTATTGCTTCTGAACTGGGTTACCTTGAGATTCCAGATGGCATGATCATTGAGCCGGAAGAAGTAGGCAAAATGGCTGCTGACCGTGTAGTAATTCTCTGCACAGGTAGCCAAGGCGAGCCGATGTCAGCATTGACACGTATGGCTCGTTCTACTCATCGTAAAGTAGATATTTTGCCTGGTGATACAGTAATTATTGCTGCAACTCCAGTTCCAGGTAATGAGAAATATGTAGGCCGTACGATTGACGAACTGTTCCGTCTGGGTGCCAACGTGCATTACAGCGGTGCAAACAGTGGCGTCCACGTATCCGGTCACGGTAGCCAGGAAGAGCTGAAACTGATGCTTAACCTGATGAAACCGAAATATTTCTTGCCGATTCACGGTGAATTCCGCATGCAGCGCCGCCACGCAGTACTGGCTGAATCTGTAGGTATTGATCCAGACAACATCTTCATTACGGATATCGGTGAAGTGGTTGAAATTCAAGGCGGAGCAGCACGCAAGGCAGGTAAAGTTACTGCAGGTAACGTGTTGATCGACGGCTTGGGTGTAGGCGATGTAGGTAACATCGTATTGCGTGACCGTAAATTGCTGTCACAGGATGGCATTCTGGTTGTCGTGGTAACACTGAGCAAACAGGATGGCAAAATTGTTTCCGGTCCGGACATCATCTCCCGTGGATTTGTCTATGTACGCGAATCGGAAGGACTGCTTGATGAAGCCAATCGCATCGTCAGCAGCACACTGCAAAAGTTGATGAGTGAGAACGTTAACGAATGGGCTTCACTCAAAACGAATGTTAAAGATGCACTCGGACGCTTCTTGTATGAGCAAACTCGTCGTAGACCGATGATTTTGCCAATCATTATGGAAGTTTAAAATAAATCAAACAAAAACATAAATTCAGGCACACAGTCGCCCCATCTCTACGAGAAATATTGGACGGTTCCTCGTAGAGAAGGGGCTTTTTTTGTTGTTTTCTGGCCCTGCACCAGATTATGGAGAAATTGATGAGTGATCGGGTATAAGTCAGCTGGAACATTCCCCATACTAAGGAAATACATTACATGTTTCTGGAGAAGGGGAGTAATCGAATGAGCGAATACATGAAAAACAAGCAAACACCGAAATCGGAACAACCGGGTACCGAGATACCGGAAGTGCCTGCACAAGAGGAGAAGGCGATGTCACCTGTAACGGAGTCTATTCAGCAGTTTGGGCAGACGCAGTCACCTGCAGCTGAATCGAACATTTTCTGTATGACCATTATCGGTCAGGTGGAAGGGCATTTAATTTTACCTCCGCAAAACAAAACAACAAAGTATGAACATCTCATTCCTCAGCTGGTTGCTGCAGAGCAGAATCAGCGAATCGAAGGTATCTTGATCATTTTAAATACGGTAGGAGGCGATGTGGAGGCGGGCCTCGCTATTGCCGAAATGATTGCTTCACTTAGCAAACCTACGGTTACTGTCGTCATTGGAGGAGGGCACAGCATCGGGGTTCCGATCGCGGTTGCCTCAACCTATTCCCTTATCGCGGGTAGTGCAACAATGACCATTCATCCGATCCGTATGAACGGACTTGTGATAGGAGTGCCTCAGACGTTTGAGTACATGGAGAAGATGCAGGAACGTGTCGTAAGATTTGTTACGTCACACTCCAATATCTCTGAAGAAATGTTCAAAGAACTGATGTTTAAGACAGGTGAACTCAACCGCGATATCGGAACAGCTGTGGGTAGCGCTGATGCGGTTAAATATGGATTGATGGATGCCGTAGGCGGGATCGGCCAAGCCATCGCTCAGTTGAATCAGCTCATAGGAGACAAAAGACAGACGCTGCAGGCTGGAGGCTATACCCAATGACACTTTACACAGTGATGCCACCTGAATTGCTGTGGTCGGGGATGTGGAATGAAGGAGAAGATACCCGTGAGATCAAGATGAACGGATTATTGATGCAGGTCAGACCTGTTAATGAAAATGAGGCTGTCATTGTACGTTTACTTGAATGCCCCTTGGAAGCTTATCTGAATCCCGCTAATATGCCCGGATCTATCGTTCCGCTTTCGGGTAACCCGGGACCAACATAACGCGACCAAATAAGACAAATTGAGCAGAAAAAGAACATATGTACGGATTATATTTGTATGGTATAATATTCTTCTGGGGGTGACCTGATTTTGGCCAGAAGAAAAAAGAGGAAAAAAAAGGCCGCAGCTTTTAGCGGCGTTTTAAAATATGAAATTTACGGCATTGTGCTTATAACCCTTGCTGTCATTGCTTTGTCGGGTGAAGCAACCGTGGGGCGCTCGCTTTCCAAGATGTTTGGATTGATGCTTGGCAAGTTCTATTTTGGGATTCCGCTTATAGGGATCTATTATGGCTTAATGGTGATGATTCATCGGAAATGGCCGAGCGGCTGGACAACGCGCAAGACAGGGCTTGTATTGCTGGTGTTTGCTTTAACCCTGATGAGTACCGTCTCTGCCATGCACCAGAAGCTTATACCAGTTGGAGCCCTTGAGCCAGGTGCTGTACTTACACAGATACATAATGATATGCAAACCGAGTTGCTCACACCTGCTGCGCCAGGCGAACGGGATTCGATGCTCAATAAGGACATTAGCGGCGGTTATATAGGAGCGGCTCAGTTTGCCTTGTTCTTGTGGTTGTTTGGCAGCTTGGGAGCCCGATTGATTATGATCGTGATGTTCGTTATCAGTTTCATGCTGGTTACCAATCTTTCTTATGTCGATCTGATTCGCATTTTCAGAACGAAGATATGGGATGCAGGTAGTGCGATGTACAAAAAGCTGGAGGCTAGACCAGCAGCACGTGCTACTTCAAGCTCTGCGGGCAAGAAAAACGGGAATGTTCGCAAAGTGGTACCTGTTCCAGTAGACGACGAAGATGATGATGACGATTACGATGATCTGCAGAATCAGCAGCTACCGAAACGAAAAGCACCGATTTTTTTCCAACTCTTTGGAAAATGGGGTTCTGATCGGGAACGGACGAAGACTGAGCGTGGAGTGGACGAGGATGATTCTTTAGATTCGGAACAGGTCGTCTACCGAGCCGAGCAGGAAACGCCTGCAGATTCATGGCATGATGAGCCAATCATCGCATCCGACATAATGGCTCCCGCAGCAGTTCCTGCGCAATCAAGACCTAATTCGGCTCCAATCATTCGTGACTTCTTTGAACATGTCAGATCAGAGGATGCGAGTAAAGAGGATGATCTGGATGATGCGTATCCTTTCCCGGATGATCTAACGGATAACATGCAGGGAGAAGAGCTTCCAATCAAGATCTCAGATGAACTTGTGGATAACAATGAGTGGCCTGAAGCGGCGGATGCCGGAACAGCTACGTTGGATTCTGTTGAGGGTAGTTCCGACGTTGGGTCAACGTTGAGCAATGCGGTTCAAGGTTCGGTTGTTTCAGATACGGAGGGGCAGGAAGTGCAGCCTGTTAAGCCGCCTCCACTACCTCCGAAACCTTATAAACTTCCGTCTTTCAGACTTCTTTCCAAGCCGAACAATGGAGGCAAGGGTGGCGACCAGAAGGATTATATGCAGACTGCACGCAAGCTGGAAGCAACGCTGGAAAGCTTCGGTGTTCGTGCCAAAGTACTTGAAGTAGTCAGAGGACCTGCTGTTACACGGTATGAGATCCAACCGGATATTGGTGTGAAGGTCAGCAGAATTGTAAGTCTGACAGACGATATTGCATTAGCCTTGGCGGCAAAGGATATCCGAATGGAAGCACCAATTCCCGGCAAATCCGCTATCGGTATTGAGGTACCTAATGGAGAGGTTTCCGTTGTAACGATGAGGGAGGTCATGGAGACAGCTACATTCCAGGAAGCCGAATCCAAAGTGACCATTGCATTTGGACGAGATATCTCTGGACAGACGATCATCGGTAATTTGGCTCGTATGCCCCATCTGCTGGTGGCTGGTGCGACGGGTTCAGGTAAATCAGTATGTATCAATGGTATTATTACGAGCATCCTGTACAAAGCGAAGCCGGATGAAGTGAAGTTTTTGATGGTCGATCCCAAAATGGTCGAGCTGAACGTATATAATGGTATTCCGCATCTGATGGCACCGGTCGTAACGGATCCTAAAAGGGCTTCACTTGCTCTCAAAAAGATCGTTGTTGAGATGGAGAAAAGGTATGAGTTATTCTCCAAATCCGGTACACGTAACGTTGAAGGTTATAACAATCTGATGAAAGACAACCCAGCGGCGGTTTTGCCTTACATCGTTGTTATCGTGGACGAGCTGGCTGACCTCATGATGGTTGCCGCAGGTGACGTGGAAGACGCGATTGCTCGATTGGCTCAGATGGCGCGTGCAGCGGGTATCCATCTGATCATTGCCACACAGCGTCCATCTGTGGATGTTATCACTGGTGTAATTAAAGCCAACATTCCGTCCCGGATTGCCTTTGGTGTGTCCTCTCAAGTGGATTCTCGAACCATTCTGGATATGGGTGGGGCCGAGAAGTTGCTGGGCCGAGGAGATATGCTGTTCATGCCTATGGGAGCTTCGAAGCCGGTTCGTGTACAAGGTGCTTTCATGAGTGATGAGGAAGTTGAAAATATCGTGAATTACGTGCGTGGTCAAGGTGAAGCGCAGTATGACGAATCCATTGTTCCTGAGGTGGATGATTCCGTTCAGGCAGCAGATGAAGTGCAGGATGAGTTATATGAACAAGCAGTGCAGATTATTTTGGAGGCGAAGCAAGCTTCCGTTTCTCTATTGCAACGCCGAATGCGAGTGGGTTATACCCGCGCAGCACGTTTGATTGACTCCATGGAGGCCCGAGGTGTGATTGGTCCTTACGAGGGCAGTAAACCAAGGGAAGTATTGATCTCACTGGAACAGTATCAACAGAATAAAATAAGCTCGTAATACACAGCATGTGTATACGATCCAAGCCCTTAACCTTACTGGTTGAGGGCTTTTTGCATGCCATTTGACTGAAGATTTGCCATGATGTCCAATGATCGGAGGATTTGGTGCATAGGAACGAAGTATGCTTGTCATAATAACCTTAGCGATTCTGTTAATCCCACAAGAGAAAGGTAGAGCACAGTCGATGCGAAAAATGAACATATGGCTTTTCACTGCTATTTTGCTGATGTCCGCATTGGGAATTCGTTATTTGCTTCCTGGGAATACAGCAACCGATAGTCCAAACCCAAGTATCCCGCAGGTCGAAGAGAAGTCCCTACCCACCTTTAGCACCAATGCTGTGAAATATGGAAGTTACGGTCAGGATGTATACGAGCTTCAAGGCCGACTGAAGTATTTGGGATTTTACAATGGTAAAATTGACAGTAATTTCGGCAGCACCACATTGAAATCGGTAAAATGGTTTCAATCGGAATTCGGCATGAAGGCGGATGGTGTGGTTGGAGCCAAAACCAAGCTGAAACTTTACAATGCTTCAAAACAATGGTCGCCAACAGAAACACCATTGCACAAGGATCAAACTTCAGGAGGTAGTGGCAACAATAACAATACTGCTGATAAAGAGCAGGACAATATGGGCTCTGCCAATTCCATGGGATTGTCAGAGAACGAAATCAAAATTATGGCTAACGCGGTGTATGGTGAATCTCGCGGAGAGCCATTTGAGGGTCAAGTGGCAGTGGCGGCAGTTATCCTGAATCGCGTGAAATCGCCGAGTTTCCCGAACACACCGTCAGGAGTGATTTTCCAGCCGGGTGCATTTACTGCCGTTGCAGACGGCCAGATTTATCTGGAACCGAATGCACAAGCTAAAAAAGCAGTTGAACAGGCGATGAATGGTTGGGACCCATCCGGTGGATGCCTCTATTATTTTAATCCGAAGACAGCTACATCCAAATGGATCTGGACACGTCCTCAGGTAAAAACAATCGGGCAGCATATATTCTGTATGTGATGATTTTGGAAGCAACCAGAAGGCGTGACTTCGGTTGCTTCTTGCCTTTTGAATGGGTTAAAATGGTTGTTACGTTTAAGCTTCACTTATTGCACGATAAATGACGCCGTAAAGGGGTTTTGACATTTGAATACATCAGGATTTGAACGAGGAAACCGGAAAGAATTCCGTATACATGTTCTTCCTACGAAACGTTTTAAGACATTTGCGATCTCGCTATACGCAGGGGTTCCCCTGCAGGAAGATACGGTTACCAAAGTAGCCTTAACACCTTTCGTACTTCGGCGCGGTACCGAATCCTATCCGGAAACAACGCAATTTCGTGAACAATTGGAACATTTGTATGGAGCGGGTTTTGGCTTTGATGTCTATAAACGTGGCGATTACCAGATCGTACAGTTCCGTATGGACACTATTAATGATTCTTTTGTTGGCGGAGACGAGCAGCTGTTGGATCGTTCATTTGCTTTTCTGGGTGAAGTGCTCACACGCCCTGCACAGGAGGATGGACATTTCCGAACCTCTTATGTACAAGCTGAGCGGGAGACTGTTCGCAAAATGCTTGAGTCCATCGTGAATGACAAAATGCGTTATGCTGCGGAACGTAGTATTGAGGAAATGTGTAAAAATGAACCTTATCGTCTGCACCCGCTTGGTGAGCGCAAGGATTTGCCAGGCATTGATCCAGATACATTGACAGCTTCGTATCAGGAATGGTTACAGCAGGCAAGCATGGACTTGTATGTGGTGGGCGACACCACGCTGGAAGAGGTAGAGAATCTGGTTCAGCGTTATTTCAATGTAGAACGAGCGACTTCTTCCGACTATCATACACAGGAAGCTATTCGTGGAGATAAAGAAGTGGAAACCGTTGTAGAACGGCTTAATGTTAATCAGGGTAAGCTCAATATGGGGCTTCGCACGTCTATCACTTATAGTGACCCTCAGTATGCAGCTGCTTTGATGTATAACGGCATTCTCGGAGGATATCCTCATTCCAAGCTGTTTGTTAATGTTCGCGAAAAAGAAAGTCTGGCGTACTATGCCTCTTCGCGTTATGACGGACATAAGGGGATTGCAACGATTCAATCCGGGATTGAAATCCCCAATTACGAAAAAGCCGTCATGATTATCAAGCAGCAGCTGGATGAAATGAAGAACGGGAATATCACTGACCTGGAGATGTCTCAGACCAAGGCGATGATCCGTAATTTGCTCAAGGAAATGCAGGATTCTGCATTTGAGCTGATTGCTTATGATTTCAATCGACAGTTATCCGGCAAAGAGCGGACCGCCGAGGAACTGCTGGCCCAGGTAGAACAAATCAGCAAAGAAAATGTTCGTGAGGCGGCAGAGAAATTCCGTCTGGATACGATTTATTTCTTGCGTGATGAGAAGGGGGAATAGTCGGTGG contains these protein-coding regions:
- the sleB gene encoding spore cortex-lytic enzyme, giving the protein MRKMNIWLFTAILLMSALGIRYLLPGNTATDSPNPSIPQVEEKSLPTFSTNAVKYGSYGQDVYELQGRLKYLGFYNGKIDSNFGSTTLKSVKWFQSEFGMKADGVVGAKTKLKLYNASKQWSPTETPLHKDQTSGGSGNNNNTADKEQDNMGSANSMGLSENEIKIMANAVYGESRGEPFEGQVAVAAVILNRVKSPSFPNTPSGVIFQPGAFTAVADGQIYLEPNAQAKKAVEQAMNGWDPSGGCLYYFNPKTATSKWIWTRPQVKTIGQHIFCM
- a CDS encoding FtsK/SpoIIIE family DNA translocase; protein product: MARRKKRKKKAAAFSGVLKYEIYGIVLITLAVIALSGEATVGRSLSKMFGLMLGKFYFGIPLIGIYYGLMVMIHRKWPSGWTTRKTGLVLLVFALTLMSTVSAMHQKLIPVGALEPGAVLTQIHNDMQTELLTPAAPGERDSMLNKDISGGYIGAAQFALFLWLFGSLGARLIMIVMFVISFMLVTNLSYVDLIRIFRTKIWDAGSAMYKKLEARPAARATSSSAGKKNGNVRKVVPVPVDDEDDDDDYDDLQNQQLPKRKAPIFFQLFGKWGSDRERTKTERGVDEDDSLDSEQVVYRAEQETPADSWHDEPIIASDIMAPAAVPAQSRPNSAPIIRDFFEHVRSEDASKEDDLDDAYPFPDDLTDNMQGEELPIKISDELVDNNEWPEAADAGTATLDSVEGSSDVGSTLSNAVQGSVVSDTEGQEVQPVKPPPLPPKPYKLPSFRLLSKPNNGGKGGDQKDYMQTARKLEATLESFGVRAKVLEVVRGPAVTRYEIQPDIGVKVSRIVSLTDDIALALAAKDIRMEAPIPGKSAIGIEVPNGEVSVVTMREVMETATFQEAESKVTIAFGRDISGQTIIGNLARMPHLLVAGATGSGKSVCINGIITSILYKAKPDEVKFLMVDPKMVELNVYNGIPHLMAPVVTDPKRASLALKKIVVEMEKRYELFSKSGTRNVEGYNNLMKDNPAAVLPYIVVIVDELADLMMVAAGDVEDAIARLAQMARAAGIHLIIATQRPSVDVITGVIKANIPSRIAFGVSSQVDSRTILDMGGAEKLLGRGDMLFMPMGASKPVRVQGAFMSDEEVENIVNYVRGQGEAQYDESIVPEVDDSVQAADEVQDELYEQAVQIILEAKQASVSLLQRRMRVGYTRAARLIDSMEARGVIGPYEGSKPREVLISLEQYQQNKISS
- a CDS encoding ClpP family protease; protein product: MSEYMKNKQTPKSEQPGTEIPEVPAQEEKAMSPVTESIQQFGQTQSPAAESNIFCMTIIGQVEGHLILPPQNKTTKYEHLIPQLVAAEQNQRIEGILIILNTVGGDVEAGLAIAEMIASLSKPTVTVVIGGGHSIGVPIAVASTYSLIAGSATMTIHPIRMNGLVIGVPQTFEYMEKMQERVVRFVTSHSNISEEMFKELMFKTGELNRDIGTAVGSADAVKYGLMDAVGGIGQAIAQLNQLIGDKRQTLQAGGYTQ
- the yfmF gene encoding EF-P 5-aminopentanol modification-associated protein YfmF gives rise to the protein MNTSGFERGNRKEFRIHVLPTKRFKTFAISLYAGVPLQEDTVTKVALTPFVLRRGTESYPETTQFREQLEHLYGAGFGFDVYKRGDYQIVQFRMDTINDSFVGGDEQLLDRSFAFLGEVLTRPAQEDGHFRTSYVQAERETVRKMLESIVNDKMRYAAERSIEEMCKNEPYRLHPLGERKDLPGIDPDTLTASYQEWLQQASMDLYVVGDTTLEEVENLVQRYFNVERATSSDYHTQEAIRGDKEVETVVERLNVNQGKLNMGLRTSITYSDPQYAAALMYNGILGGYPHSKLFVNVREKESLAYYASSRYDGHKGIATIQSGIEIPNYEKAVMIIKQQLDEMKNGNITDLEMSQTKAMIRNLLKEMQDSAFELIAYDFNRQLSGKERTAEELLAQVEQISKENVREAAEKFRLDTIYFLRDEKGE
- a CDS encoding YlzJ-like family protein, which encodes MTLYTVMPPELLWSGMWNEGEDTREIKMNGLLMQVRPVNENEAVIVRLLECPLEAYLNPANMPGSIVPLSGNPGPT
- a CDS encoding ribonuclease J translates to MSKKNNNDKLMIFALGGVGEIGKNMYVIQYANDIVVVDAGLKFPEEDMLGIDIVIPDISYLTENRDKVRGIILTHGHEDHIGGLPYVLKHLNVPVYGTKLTLGLVENKLKEANLLGETKRILIDADSEIQLGSVLKATFFATNHSIPDSVGVCVETPEGAVVHTGDFKFDHTPVNGQYADLQRMAQIGTNGVLALLSDSTNAEKPGFTPSEKNVGIVLEDIFRKASQRVVVATFASNVHRIQQVINAAEVTGRKVAVIGRSMVNVVGIASELGYLEIPDGMIIEPEEVGKMAADRVVILCTGSQGEPMSALTRMARSTHRKVDILPGDTVIIAATPVPGNEKYVGRTIDELFRLGANVHYSGANSGVHVSGHGSQEELKLMLNLMKPKYFLPIHGEFRMQRRHAVLAESVGIDPDNIFITDIGEVVEIQGGAARKAGKVTAGNVLIDGLGVGDVGNIVLRDRKLLSQDGILVVVVTLSKQDGKIVSGPDIISRGFVYVRESEGLLDEANRIVSSTLQKLMSENVNEWASLKTNVKDALGRFLYEQTRRRPMILPIIMEV